A region of Deltaproteobacteria bacterium DNA encodes the following proteins:
- a CDS encoding Kazal domain-containing protein, translating to MKNIRSAASIMVLSLLLAGGIMAVSCHSDEPAKIVNANACGGIERIACAQGQFCELPEGKCGVADLGGVCIEQPAMCTREYRPVCGCDGKTYGNDCDRMTVGVQKAHDGECGVK from the coding sequence ATGAAGAATATTAGATCCGCTGCCTCTATTATGGTGCTGTCTCTCCTTCTCGCAGGGGGGATAATGGCGGTTAGCTGTCACAGCGACGAGCCTGCGAAGATAGTGAACGCTAACGCCTGCGGCGGGATAGAGCGTATCGCCTGCGCTCAGGGACAATTCTGCGAGCTGCCCGAGGGCAAGTGCGGAGTAGCCGATCTCGGAGGGGTATGTATCGAGCAGCCGGCAATGTGCACAAGAGAATACAGACCCGTGTGCGGCTGTGACGGGAAGACCTACGGAAACGACTGCGACCGCATGACCGTAGGGGTACAGAAGGCCCACGACGGGGAGTGCGGGGTTAAGTGA
- a CDS encoding MarR family winged helix-turn-helix transcriptional regulator, whose protein sequence is MERKSSKENNKNWTDTETSAWTGLVKAQQHLLNKVGEELKKKGFPPLAWYDVLWELDRHPDGSLRLNELGKRVLLDKYNVTRLVQRLEEEGLVSRTACPVDGRGIFACITEKGRKLRKEMWPVYERTVREHFLSKFDRKEIAELNKFVKRIRENVPE, encoded by the coding sequence ATGGAGAGAAAAAGCAGTAAGGAGAACAACAAAAACTGGACGGATACGGAGACTTCCGCATGGACGGGTCTTGTGAAAGCCCAGCAGCACCTGCTGAATAAAGTCGGTGAGGAACTCAAGAAAAAAGGGTTTCCGCCGCTTGCCTGGTACGACGTCCTCTGGGAGCTCGACAGGCATCCGGACGGAAGCCTGAGACTGAATGAGCTCGGAAAGCGGGTGCTCCTCGATAAATACAACGTCACAAGGCTCGTACAAAGACTTGAAGAAGAAGGCCTCGTGAGCAGGACCGCATGCCCTGTAGACGGGAGGGGCATTTTCGCGTGCATTACAGAGAAGGGCAGGAAGCTGAGGAAAGAAATGTGGCCTGTATACGAGCGCACTGTAAGGGAACACTTCCTTTCAAAATTCGACAGGAAGGAAATAGCCGAATTAAATAAATTCGTTAAGCGCATAAGGGAAAACGTCCCCGAATAA
- a CDS encoding rhodanese-like domain-containing protein, whose product MRQITREELSAHIDNGSPVTLVEALPEKYWREGHLPGALQMDYTEVEEKAGALLLDKGARVVVYCASTECQNSTKAARTLESLGYSDVYEYAEGKQHWIEAGLPLVSEKSEN is encoded by the coding sequence ATGAGACAGATTACAAGAGAGGAATTGAGCGCTCACATCGACAACGGCTCGCCCGTGACCCTTGTCGAGGCGCTTCCCGAGAAGTACTGGAGAGAGGGGCACCTGCCGGGCGCCCTCCAGATGGACTATACGGAGGTTGAGGAGAAAGCCGGAGCGCTCCTTCTGGACAAGGGCGCCAGGGTCGTAGTGTACTGCGCGAGCACCGAGTGCCAGAACTCGACCAAAGCCGCCCGTACGCTCGAGAGTCTCGGGTACTCGGACGTATACGAGTATGCCGAGGGAAAGCAGCACTGGATTGAAGCGGGGCTCCCGCTCGTGTCCGAGAAGAGTGAGAATTGA
- a CDS encoding DoxX family protein: MFKKLFDTDESDSGSLIARVFLGVVILPHGLQKLFGMFGGYGFSATVDYFTGIGVPALIAVLIILGESFGALFLIAGFISRLAAAGVALIMLGAVLMVHHRYGFFMNWFGAQEGEGFEYHLLALGLALVVLLRGGGKWSVDSVIRRRIE; encoded by the coding sequence ATGTTCAAAAAATTATTTGATACTGATGAAAGTGATTCGGGTTCCTTGATAGCTAGGGTCTTTCTGGGTGTCGTGATACTTCCGCACGGGCTTCAGAAGCTGTTCGGCATGTTCGGGGGCTACGGATTTTCAGCCACGGTCGATTACTTCACCGGCATAGGCGTGCCCGCGCTGATAGCGGTGCTCATTATACTGGGTGAATCCTTCGGAGCGCTTTTCCTGATCGCGGGGTTCATCAGCCGCCTGGCCGCGGCGGGCGTCGCTCTTATAATGCTCGGAGCCGTGCTCATGGTGCACCACCGGTACGGGTTTTTCATGAACTGGTTCGGAGCGCAGGAAGGGGAGGGCTTCGAGTACCACCTGCTCGCGCTCGGACTCGCTCTCGTAGTGCTCCTCCGCGGCGGCGGGAAATGGTCCGTGGACAGTGTGATAAGAAGGAGAATCGAGTAG
- a CDS encoding MerR family transcriptional regulator, with product MKAIAISELARRANVTKETIRYYERRGLIPEPPRTESGYRQYSEESVSRLLFIKRAQKLGFSLREISLLLSLRVDRNTTCADIKNIAQGKISEIEDKIRSLKRIRKALTELIALCSGEGPTTGCPIIDLLDDEGRK from the coding sequence ATGAAAGCAATCGCCATTAGCGAGCTGGCCAGAAGGGCAAACGTAACAAAGGAGACGATTCGCTATTACGAGCGGCGGGGGCTCATACCCGAGCCTCCCCGCACAGAGTCGGGATACCGTCAATATTCGGAAGAATCCGTCTCGCGTCTCCTGTTCATCAAACGAGCCCAGAAGCTGGGATTTTCCCTGAGGGAAATCTCGTTGCTTCTATCCCTGAGAGTGGACCGCAATACTACCTGCGCCGATATAAAAAATATCGCACAGGGAAAAATTTCCGAGATCGAGGATAAGATCCGCTCGCTGAAGAGGATAAGAAAAGCGCTGACAGAGCTAATAGCTCTATGCAGCGGTGAGGGCCCGACGACCGGGTGTCCGATAATCGACCTGCTCGATGACGAGGGCAGGAAATAA
- a CDS encoding mercuric transporter MerT family protein codes for MNTKMSGKSNKITLLSFLGSVLAGLLASLCCIGPLVFIFLGISGAAFFTKFEEYRWPLGILAVGFLAVGFFFTYRGGECAPGSSCAVNPGRKKLNKILLWISSVLVAALIFSPDIIGFLLT; via the coding sequence ATGAATACTAAAATGTCTGGTAAAAGTAACAAGATAACTCTCCTGTCTTTCCTGGGTTCCGTTCTCGCAGGGCTTTTGGCGTCCTTATGCTGTATAGGGCCGCTTGTTTTTATATTTCTCGGCATAAGCGGGGCGGCTTTTTTTACAAAGTTCGAAGAGTACAGATGGCCTCTCGGAATCCTGGCCGTGGGATTCCTCGCGGTCGGGTTCTTCTTCACCTACAGAGGAGGGGAATGCGCCCCGGGCAGTAGCTGTGCGGTAAATCCCGGCAGGAAAAAACTGAATAAAATCCTTCTCTGGATATCGTCTGTTTTAGTGGCTGCTTTAATCTTTTCACCCGATATTATAGGGTTTTTATTAACTTGA
- a CDS encoding heavy metal-associated domain-containing protein, whose product MNNFSKLQVATFLLSVMLFLGFYIYSPSNATASGKESPSDINEVVLKVEGMTCKVCPLTIKTALKKLNGVVDADVSFEDKEARVTYEEGEVTVERIISAIEDAGSYKAEIERR is encoded by the coding sequence ATGAATAATTTTAGCAAATTACAGGTTGCGACATTTTTACTGTCCGTAATGTTATTTCTAGGTTTTTATATATACAGCCCCTCAAATGCTACGGCTTCGGGGAAAGAAAGCCCGTCTGATATAAACGAAGTCGTGTTGAAAGTGGAAGGGATGACATGCAAGGTCTGCCCGCTTACGATTAAGACCGCTTTGAAAAAGCTAAACGGAGTCGTGGACGCGGACGTCAGCTTCGAAGACAAGGAGGCCAGAGTAACGTATGAAGAAGGAGAGGTTACTGTGGAGCGGATTATTTCAGCTATAGAGGACGCAGGCAGCTATAAAGCAGAAATTGAGAGGAGATAA